A stretch of Phyllobacterium zundukense DNA encodes these proteins:
- a CDS encoding FecCD family ABC transporter permease, whose protein sequence is MKPAALRSTQGGGKTRAEGDRSFLAKCVILVLCMVLVATIMFSLAAGASDASIVSVIGTMFSSAGSTGDALTLRDRIIIYDIRLPRVILGALIGASLAVSGAVMQGLFRNPLADPGIVGVSAGAGLGAVSMIVLGGTFLAPLIALFGFYALPLAAFFGALAFTLILYRVATRRGQTSIATMLLAGIALGAMAGAYMGVLVYIADDRQLRDLTFWGLGSLAGANWVKIAAAGPFIILALLISPFLARGLNGLALGEAAASHLGIPVQRFKRIAILVVAAATGASVAVSGGIGFVGVVVPHLLRLMIGPDHRYLLPAAALLGASLLLLADAVSRTIVAPSELPIGIVTAAVGAPFFLWILLRRRGILDL, encoded by the coding sequence ATGAAGCCAGCCGCCCTGCGATCAACACAGGGTGGCGGAAAAACGCGTGCGGAAGGCGACCGTTCCTTTCTGGCGAAGTGCGTGATCCTGGTGCTTTGCATGGTTCTCGTGGCAACGATCATGTTCAGCCTTGCGGCTGGCGCATCTGATGCGTCGATCGTTTCGGTCATCGGCACAATGTTTTCGAGCGCCGGCAGCACAGGCGATGCTTTGACGCTGCGCGATCGCATCATCATCTACGACATCCGCCTGCCGCGCGTTATTCTCGGCGCGCTGATCGGCGCTTCGCTCGCCGTTTCCGGCGCGGTCATGCAGGGCCTTTTCCGAAATCCCTTGGCTGATCCCGGCATCGTCGGCGTATCGGCTGGTGCCGGCCTTGGCGCCGTCAGCATGATCGTCCTCGGCGGTACTTTCCTTGCACCTCTAATCGCCCTGTTCGGTTTCTATGCCTTGCCGCTGGCTGCCTTCTTCGGCGCGCTCGCCTTCACGCTGATCCTTTATCGTGTTGCCACGCGGCGCGGGCAGACATCCATCGCCACCATGCTGCTTGCCGGCATCGCCCTTGGCGCCATGGCCGGTGCCTATATGGGCGTCCTCGTCTACATCGCCGATGACCGGCAGTTGCGTGACCTCACCTTCTGGGGGCTGGGCTCGCTAGCCGGCGCCAACTGGGTGAAAATTGCTGCCGCCGGTCCGTTCATCATACTGGCATTGCTGATCTCCCCCTTTCTCGCCCGCGGTCTCAACGGCCTTGCCTTGGGGGAGGCGGCAGCGAGCCATCTCGGCATTCCAGTCCAGCGCTTCAAACGCATCGCGATTTTGGTTGTCGCGGCGGCAACCGGTGCGTCCGTTGCCGTCAGCGGCGGCATCGGCTTCGTCGGCGTGGTCGTCCCGCATCTGCTGCGCCTGATGATCGGACCGGATCACCGCTACCTGCTTCCGGCCGCCGCCCTGCTCGGCGCAAGCCTGTTGCTGCTTGCCGACGCGGTCAGTCGCACCATTGTCGCTCCGTCGGAACTGCCCATCGGCATCGTGACCGCTGCTGTCGGCGCGCCCTTCTTCCTGTGGATATTGCTGCGCCGCCGCGGCATTCTGGATCTATGA
- a CDS encoding heme ABC transporter ATP-binding protein, translating to MIEVSDVSVFLGKKQIVENASFNTEAGQFTVIVGPNGSGKTTLMRALSGDLPFTGRIAINGHSIDQLKLWQMAAMRAILPQSTSLSFPFTVREIVKLGLTSGRSGAARREAEDLPDEALALVDLAGFGGRFYQELSGGEQQRVQLARILCQVWQPVLDGQPRFLFLDEPVSSLDIKHQLIIMQIARAFAKRGGGVIAILHDLNLTAMYADRVVVMHRGCTDSVGTPAEVLTDERILRVYECALKVGALPAAQVPFILPQSAAI from the coding sequence ATGATCGAAGTTTCCGACGTTTCCGTTTTCCTCGGCAAGAAGCAGATCGTTGAAAATGCCAGCTTCAACACGGAAGCTGGGCAATTCACGGTGATCGTCGGTCCTAACGGCTCAGGCAAGACGACCCTGATGCGAGCCCTGTCCGGCGATTTGCCATTCACAGGGCGCATCGCCATCAACGGACATTCAATCGACCAGCTGAAGCTCTGGCAAATGGCGGCGATGCGCGCGATCCTGCCGCAATCCACGTCACTGTCCTTCCCGTTCACGGTACGGGAAATCGTCAAGCTCGGACTGACCAGCGGCCGCTCGGGAGCCGCGCGGCGTGAGGCGGAAGACCTGCCGGACGAAGCGCTGGCGCTGGTCGATCTCGCCGGGTTTGGCGGCCGTTTCTATCAGGAACTCTCCGGGGGCGAACAGCAGCGGGTGCAACTTGCCCGTATCCTCTGTCAGGTCTGGCAGCCCGTCCTTGACGGCCAGCCGCGTTTTCTCTTTCTCGACGAACCGGTCTCCAGCCTCGACATCAAGCACCAGCTGATCATCATGCAGATCGCCCGGGCCTTTGCGAAGCGAGGCGGCGGCGTCATCGCCATCCTGCACGACCTGAACCTCACTGCGATGTATGCCGATCGTGTCGTCGTCATGCATCGCGGGTGTACCGATTCTGTGGGAACACCTGCGGAAGTCTTGACCGATGAGCGCATCCTGCGCGTCTATGAATGCGCGCTTAAGGTCGGTGCCTTACCCGCCGCGCAGGTCCCGTTCATACTGCCGCAGTCAGCTGCGATATAA
- a CDS encoding ribonucleoside-diphosphate reductase subunit alpha yields MSLVLETTRTDGTTPARAGEALQATEPGYRVIRRNGSVTPFDPLKITVALTKAFLAVEGNVAAGSRRVHDVVEALTADIVTTLKRRSAEGRLFHIEGIQDQVELALMRSENHKVARAYVLYREERAQERAKAATGIVSDAGPMFTVTLLDGRREPLDDDRLSRIIDEACEALEGVQAAPVLTETRRNLYDGITLEELSLAPILAARTLVETEPNYAFVTARLLLDKLRREALSFVFGRPEQATQHEMTKRYAGYFPAYVKAGIEAELLDPELARFDLTRISAALKPERDLQFQYLGLQTLYDRYLLQTRGIRFELPQAFLMRVAMGLSLREIDREARAIEFYDLLSSFNFMASTPTLFNAGTQRAQLSSCFLTTVADDLDGIFKAVRDNALLAKYSGGLGNDWTPVRGLGAHIKGTNGESQGVVPFLKVANDTAIAVNQGGKRKGAVCAYLETWHIDIEEFLDLRKNTGDDRRRTHDMNTANWVPDLFMARVEADENWTLFSPDETPELHDLYGAAFKTRYEFYETKAARGEIKIFRTVRALDLWRRILTMLFETGHPWVTFKDPCNIRSPQGHAGIVHSSNLCTEITLNTSKDEVAVCNLGSVNLANHVTPLGLDLDQLARTVSTAMRMLDNVIDINFYTIPEARHSNLRHRPVGLGLMGFQDALQALRIPYATDEAVAFADLSMEAISWHAISASVDLAAERGRYPSFTGALWSKGILPIDSIELLNDARKASGGRLDMDRSSTLDWEALRKRVKTTGMRNSNCMAIAPTATISNICGVAQSIEPAYQNLFVKSNMSGDFTVVNSALVRDLKQRGLWDEVMISDLKYFDGSVGEIDRIPADLKALYATAFEIDSSWLIAAASRRQKWIDQAQSLNLYIANPSGKKLDELYRLAWNSGLKTTYYLRSRSASHVEKSTLKGTDGKLNAVAAKPAPEPILLSEPAGNVCSINDPDCEACQ; encoded by the coding sequence ATGTCTCTTGTCCTTGAAACTACTCGTACTGATGGCACTACGCCAGCTCGTGCCGGTGAAGCATTGCAGGCCACCGAGCCCGGTTATCGCGTCATCCGCCGCAACGGCTCGGTTACACCTTTCGATCCGCTCAAGATCACCGTCGCACTGACCAAGGCGTTTCTCGCCGTCGAAGGCAACGTCGCTGCCGGTTCGCGCCGCGTGCATGATGTGGTCGAAGCGCTCACCGCCGACATCGTCACTACGCTGAAGCGGCGCAGTGCGGAAGGCCGCCTGTTTCACATTGAGGGTATTCAGGATCAGGTCGAGCTCGCATTAATGCGCAGCGAAAACCACAAGGTGGCGCGAGCCTATGTGCTCTACCGCGAAGAGCGGGCGCAGGAACGTGCGAAGGCCGCCACTGGAATCGTTAGCGATGCTGGTCCGATGTTCACAGTCACACTGCTCGATGGCCGCCGGGAGCCGCTCGACGACGACCGCCTGTCGCGCATTATCGACGAAGCCTGCGAAGCGCTGGAGGGCGTGCAGGCCGCTCCTGTCCTCACCGAGACCCGCCGCAATCTCTATGATGGCATAACGCTGGAGGAACTCTCCCTCGCGCCAATCCTTGCGGCGCGTACACTGGTCGAGACCGAACCCAATTATGCTTTCGTCACCGCGCGTCTGCTGCTCGACAAGCTGCGTCGCGAGGCGCTGAGCTTTGTCTTCGGCCGGCCGGAACAGGCGACCCAGCATGAAATGACCAAGCGCTATGCAGGGTATTTTCCGGCCTATGTGAAGGCCGGCATCGAAGCCGAACTGCTGGATCCCGAACTCGCGCGCTTCGACCTGACCCGCATTTCCGCGGCCCTCAAGCCGGAGCGTGACCTGCAGTTCCAGTATCTCGGCCTTCAGACCCTCTATGACCGCTATCTGCTGCAGACGCGCGGCATACGTTTCGAATTGCCGCAAGCGTTCCTCATGCGCGTCGCCATGGGGCTTAGCCTGCGGGAAATCGACCGCGAAGCCCGCGCCATCGAGTTCTACGATCTCCTGTCCTCGTTCAACTTCATGGCTTCGACGCCGACCCTGTTCAATGCCGGCACCCAGCGCGCGCAGCTTTCCTCCTGCTTCCTGACCACTGTCGCCGATGACCTCGACGGAATCTTCAAGGCGGTGAGAGACAATGCACTGCTGGCCAAATATTCCGGCGGCCTCGGCAATGACTGGACGCCGGTGCGCGGACTTGGCGCCCATATCAAGGGGACGAACGGCGAAAGCCAGGGCGTGGTGCCGTTCCTGAAAGTCGCCAATGATACAGCGATAGCGGTCAATCAGGGCGGCAAGCGCAAGGGCGCGGTCTGCGCCTATCTCGAAACCTGGCACATCGATATCGAGGAATTTCTCGACCTGCGCAAGAACACCGGCGACGACCGCCGCCGCACCCATGACATGAACACCGCCAACTGGGTGCCGGACCTGTTCATGGCCCGTGTCGAAGCGGACGAAAACTGGACCCTGTTCTCTCCCGACGAAACGCCCGAGCTGCATGATTTGTACGGTGCAGCATTCAAGACCAGATACGAATTCTACGAAACGAAAGCCGCACGCGGCGAGATCAAGATCTTCCGCACTGTACGGGCGCTGGATTTGTGGCGGCGCATCCTCACCATGCTGTTCGAAACAGGCCATCCGTGGGTGACGTTCAAGGATCCGTGCAATATCCGCTCACCCCAGGGCCATGCGGGTATCGTGCATTCATCCAATCTTTGCACCGAAATCACCCTCAACACTTCGAAGGACGAGGTCGCAGTGTGCAATCTCGGTTCGGTCAACCTTGCCAATCATGTGACACCCCTTGGCCTTGATCTGGATCAACTTGCCCGCACCGTCTCGACCGCCATGCGCATGCTCGACAATGTCATCGACATCAATTTCTACACCATTCCCGAAGCCCGCCACTCGAACCTGCGCCATCGTCCAGTGGGCCTTGGTCTGATGGGCTTTCAGGATGCACTGCAGGCATTGCGCATCCCCTATGCTACCGACGAGGCAGTGGCGTTTGCCGACCTGAGCATGGAGGCAATTTCCTGGCATGCGATTTCAGCATCCGTCGATCTTGCTGCGGAGCGTGGCCGCTATCCGAGCTTCACCGGCGCGCTCTGGTCAAAGGGCATCCTGCCCATCGACTCCATCGAATTGCTGAACGACGCCCGCAAGGCAAGCGGCGGCCGGCTCGACATGGACCGTTCGTCGACGCTCGATTGGGAGGCGCTGCGCAAACGCGTAAAGACCACGGGCATGCGCAATTCCAACTGCATGGCCATCGCCCCCACAGCGACCATCTCCAATATTTGCGGCGTCGCCCAGTCCATCGAGCCTGCCTACCAGAACCTCTTCGTCAAATCCAACATGTCAGGCGATTTCACCGTCGTGAACAGTGCGCTGGTGCGCGACCTGAAACAACGCGGATTGTGGGACGAGGTAATGATCTCGGATCTCAAATATTTCGACGGCTCGGTTGGCGAGATCGACCGTATCCCTGCAGACTTGAAGGCCCTTTATGCCACCGCCTTCGAGATCGACAGTTCCTGGCTGATCGCTGCGGCCTCGCGCCGGCAGAAATGGATCGACCAGGCCCAGTCGCTCAATCTCTATATTGCCAATCCGAGCGGCAAGAAACTGGACGAGCTTTACCGGCTTGCCTGGAACAGCGGCCTGAAAACCACCTATTACCTGCGCTCGCGTTCGGCATCCCATGTGGAGAAATCCACCCTGAAGGGCACGGACGGCAAGCTCAACGCCGTGGCGGCAAAGCCTGCGCCGGAGCCAATCCTGCTTTCCGAACCCGCCGGCAATGTCTGCTCGATCAATGATCCTGACTGTGAGGCCTGCCAATAG